The genomic stretch cccaaaacaccgATGGGATGAAATGGTGCCGGCACTGCCATCGCAGCCCTGACCCCCATCCTCTGCCTGCCCTCCAGGCTGGTGCACTCAGGCTCCGGGCGCCGCTCGCCCGCGCTGGGCTCGGAGCTGACGTTCGCCACGCGGACGGGCTCTCGCCAGGGCGTGGAGATGCACGTGTTCCGCGTGGAGACCCACCGGGACCTGTCTGCCTGGACACGCGTCCTGGTGCAGGGCTGCCACGCCGCTGCCGAGCTCATCAAGGAGGTGACTGTGGGTGAGTGCCGCGGTGCTGGGACCCCCTGGCtgccccctgctcccctccagggctgcagagctgacagcagctgtgtctgcaggCTGCACGCTGGGCGGGCAGGAGGTCCAGCTCTCCATCCACTACGAGGGCGGGTTCACCATCTCCCGGGACGAGCCAGGCTCCAGCGTCCTGTTCCGCTACCCCTACGAGCGGCTGAAGATGTCTGCGGATGACGGCATCAGGACCCTCTACCTGGATTTTGGGGGCCCTGAGGGCGAGCTGGtgaggagggggcagccaggCTCATCCCCTGGTTTGGGAGTCCCCCTACTTCCTCCTACTTTTTCCAGACTTGCTGGGTTTGGCTagaatccccagccctgcagtcccCTGTGTCTGCAGTGGGATGTGGGGGTGGCTGACACCACTCTCCATCTCCCCCCAGGCGCTGGACCTGCACTCCTGCCCCAAGCCCATCGTCTTCGTGCTGCACACCTTCCTCTCTGCCAAAGTCACCCGCATGGGGCTGCTGGCATAGGTGCCCTGCCCTGTCACAAACCAGCTGGGGGTCACAGAGGGCCCCCCAACCTCTCCTCCTCCATCAGTgccttgctggggctgggatcgCTGCCCTGAGACCCGCCTGGAATGCGGGGGGtgagcccctcctgccccacaccAGCGCTCCCATCCTCCCCAGTGCCCCGGGGGGGTTGGGGTACACACACCAGCTTTAATCCCCCTGGGGCTGAAGCCATCACGGATCTCACCGCCTGTGCCTTGgagtggggccagctcagcccccTGCCTTGGGGACCCTGGAGCACTCAACTCATGTCCAGGGGAGCCAGTGTCCCCCTGCCTTGGGTTTTCCCCCAAAGAGGTCACATTGTCCCCACAtgtgacagggctggggctgtgggacccctCATTGCTGCATGACAGGGTCTCCATGCCCTGCTCAGGCTGGGGGGACACATTTGTCTTACAGGGGGCACTCAGGGGTGCAAAGGGGGTGCTCTGGCCCAGGGTCCTAATCCCTGGGGCTTGGCCTCCCCCTCCATGCCCCACTgcctcccagcagtgctccccaaatctcccaaagGCTGAACAAACGCCGTGTCTCtgccctgggccagggctgtccctggggccATCCACCGGGGGTCCCCCAGGGCAGGACATGTAGATTGATGCACTTTTCGCTTTTTGTACTTTCCCTCCCCTTGGGGGCAGCTCCCACACCCTGGGGATTGGGGGGCCACAGTGGGATGGGCCTCCAGGGCTCCCCCCTCCTGCCAGGACCCCAGTACCCCCCAGCCAAACTCCTGCATGGTTCTCTGCTTTTTGGGGGCTGTGCTTGCCAGGGGTGCTCTGGGGTCCTGTGGGGTGCTGGCTCGGGGTGCTGCCCCCCCTCCTTCTATTTTTGTATTCTTTGTAAATCGCTATTTATATCAGATTGCCTTTTCCAGGGGCTCCGGGTCTCTCTGAGTCTGGCGTGGGGATGGTGGGAGGGATGAGGGTCTCTGCAAGGAgtggggaggctggggaggCTGGGGGGTTCTCTGGGGATGATGGAGGGactggggggtctctggggatgatggagggactggggggggtctctggggatgatggagggactggggggggtctctggggatgatggagggactggggggggtCTCTGGAAGGAATGGGGGGATCTCTGAGGAAGCCAGGGCAGGGTTTTTAAGGGGATTTCTGAGGGGGCTGGGGAAATTTttacagcagggacagctgggccagttcagctgtgggacaggtgggTACAGCAGTGGGCACAGGTACCTGCAGGTGGCTGGGGGGAGTGTGTGTGCGCACAGGTAAATACCGTACACGTGTGCACAGTGTGTGTGCAAATACCGCACACACAGGTGTGTACCTGGgcacgcacacacacagacatgaaCACGTTAACACACAtgaatatatacacacacacgaACATGTAAACACATCTAAACACTAACACACATCTAAACACTCGTGaacacacacataaacacacaaacacataaaCACTCATGAACGGACACATGAACACACGAagatacacacacaaacacatagaCACACACgaacatgcacacacaaacacatgaaCACACgaacacacgcacacacacgtGTTCAcgtgtttttggggtgttcacGTGCTCTTGGGTCACGTGGGGCGGGGCCTTAATGGGCGTGGTTATGCAGAAACCACGCCCACACATCATTACAGATACAAATGCGCGCGCCCACGCGAGGCCACGCCCTATGAATACATAATTCGGGGAATAGGCGTGGTTTCACAAGACACGCCCATCTGTGGGCGGGGCTCCCTCGCGCGCTGGGCGGGGTCGCGGTTCCTCCCCCCGGCGCAGGTtccggcggggccggcagggggcgcgcGGCCGGGCGCAGCCGCagtcgccgccgccgccgccgccgccgccgtcccGGGGCCGCCGGAGCGGCCGCAGCGGGCGATGCGATGACAACGTCCACCCTGCAGGTACCGACCGCGGCCAGCGccacggggctggggctccGGCCGCGCCCACACCGCGCCCCCTTCCTGCGGGGCCTCCTCACGGCCCAGCGGACAGGCCTCACCGGGCCCCGGCGCCGTGCCGGACGGGGAAAGGCCTCACCCGGCTCCGGTGCAGGCCTTGCTAAGGTCGCCGAGTCCTGCTGAGCCCCGGTGCCGGCGcggtggggagggaggtgggcaCAGCGGAAGAAGCTCGGTgcgggcgggcccggcccggcggtGGCGGAGGGGAGgggccccgccgggccccggTGCTCACGGCGCTCCCCCCTCGCAGAAAGCCATCGACCTGGTCACCAAAGCCACCGAGGAGGACAAGGCCAAGAACTACGAGGAGGCGCTGCGGCTGTACCAGCACGCCGTGGAGTACTTCCTGCACGCCATCAAATGTGAGTGCGGccggggggcgcgggcggcgccgggcccgggGCGCTCCGGTGACACCTGCGGTCCCTGCAGATGAGGCTCACAGCGACAAGGCCAAGGAGAGCATCAGGGCCAAGTGCATGCAGTACCTGGACCGGGCAGAGAAGCTGAAGGAGTACCTGCGGAGCAAGGACAGGCATGGCAAGAGGCCTGTCAGGGAAGCACAGAATGACAACAAGGGGTGCGTGGGAGACGAGGGGGGTGAGGGATCCTCTGTCTGGCCACGGAGCTGGCAGGACCTCCCCGTGCCACACCAGTGCCGCTCCTGAACCctatcccctgtccccaggagtgacagtgacagcgaGGGTGAGAACCCTGAGAAGaagaagctgcaggagcagttgATGGGTGAGAGGCTGTGGTGGCTTTGACCCTCTGGGGTTGGGGAGGGATTCAGTGACAGCCCTGTcgaggggtggctctggggactgGGGCCCAGGGGTGCAttcctgtggctgctcagctcagacagctgcagtgctgaggggaAGCAGGATTGGGGTGTGGGTGGGGACTCTGGCTCTCACTGCTCTCCGTGCCCATCTCTGTGGGGCCACATGAGCAGTCACACCCTCACAGGTGCCATCATGATGGAGAAGCCCAATGTACGGTGGAGCGatgtggctgggctggagggagccAAGGAAGccctgaaggaggctgtgatcctgcCCATCAAGTTCCCACACCTGTTCACAGGTGAGGCCACAGtagtggggagggggctgtgcaggaggtgACCCCTCCCTGGGTGATCCCAGCGTGGATCTGGGCGCAGGGATGGGGAGGCCTGACCCCGTTCTCTGCCGCAGGGAAGCGCACGCCCTGGCGAGGGATCCTGCTCTTTGGGCCGCCTGGCACTGGCAAGTCCTACCTGGCCAAGGCTGTGGCCACTGAGGCCAACAACTCCACCTTCTTCTCTGTGTCATCCTCTGACCTGATGTCGAAGTGGCTGGGGGAGAGTGAGAAGTAAGttggcagcagggatgtggccacagcctggctcttGTTGCTCTGGCTGTCTaggctggggcaggggccaCCAGCACCAGGGCACCCCAGTAACAGGGCTGGGAAAGAATTGGGAGCTTGTACCTTCAGAGAGGGAGTCTGAGCAAAGCAATCCCTGGCCCTCGTCCCTCACAGCCTGTGCTCCCCATCTTTACAGATCTCTCAGTCCAACAGCAACTTTAAGCTGGGGTCATCTAACACTTAACTGTCTCCTTAACAGCTCTCATGCTCCAGCTTGGGGCAGCTTTGGGGCTCTCCAGAGTTGCAGCTCTTACCTGAAGGTTTCCCATCTGTCCATGCTCAGAATTCATTTACAGTTTACCTACAGTGAGCTTTGAGGAGGGCTCACCCCTGCCAAGCTGTGAGCGAGTCATAATTAAACTTAACTCTACATGTTTAATTTCTGATACCCTATAATTAGACTTTAAGTCCCAGCAGGGTCCCAGGAGAGAGCACAGTCCCTGGTGTTGCACTTCCCTTGCTGCCCGTGTGGGGTTCCCAGTCTGGGAGGAACATGGGGCTGCCACGGTGGTGCTGAGGAGGGTCTCTGAGCAGGGACCCCATCCTCTGCTTTGTTCCCAGGCTGGTGAAGAACTTGTTTGAGCTGGCAAGGCAGCACAAACCCTCCATCATCTTCATCGATGAGGTGGACTCGCTGTGTGGCTCCCGCAACGAGAACGAGAGTGAGGCGGCCCGGCGCATCAAGACCGAGTTCCTGGTGCAGATGCAAGGTGGGTGGGGGCCCATcccagggatgggtgggagcAGGCAAAACCTGGGCATTCAGAGAATCCCTGGAGCTTGTTCTGAGCCATCTGTCCGCAGGTGTGGGAAACAGCAGCGACGGGATCCTGGTGCTGGGTGCCACCAACATCCCCTGGGTGCTGGACTCAGCCATCAGGAGAAGGTGAGCCCCTCATGCAGACCCCTGTaccagcccccagcagggctggaactggGGCTCACCCTCTGTGCCCCCAGGTTCGAGAAGAGGATCTACATCGCCTTGCCCGACGAGGCGGCGCGGGCCCAGATGTTCCGGCTGCACCTGGGGAACACCCCGCACTCCCTGACGGACGCCAACATCCAGGAGCTCGCCCGCAAGACCGAGCGCTACTCGGGGGCCGACATCAGCATCATCGTGAGGGACGCCCTGATGCAGCCCGTGCGCAAGGTGCAGTCGGCCACACACTTCAAGAAGGTGAGCAGAGGCTGCCACGGCCCAGGGTggtcctggggaggggtgggCATTGTGGCTGCTGTCCCCCCACCCCGAGCTCTGTGCCACCTGCCACTGGCTCTGTGCAGGTCCGCGGCCCCTCCCGCACCACCCCCGGTGCCCTCGTGGATGATCTCCTGACGCCGTGCTCGCCCGGTGACCCTGGGGCCATGGAGATGACCTGGATGGAGGTGCCCAGTGACAAGCTGATGGAGCCCATTGTCTGCATGGTGAGTGTCTCCTCTGCAGCTTTGGCCTGGGCATTTCCCTGTTCATCCTCCATCCAAGGgtcaggcagggctgtggctcctGGGTGTGGGCACAAACTCCCAGTCTGAAGTCCTGAGCCCCCCAGAGGATGGGTGGGTGGCAGGAAAGGGCCTTGGGtctgccaggcagctcccacctgtggtcactgctgctgccatggggcaCAGGTACCCCAGTGCCATGGGGGTCCCTATCCCGTGCCCTTGCCTGGTCTGAGCCACGTGCCCACCCACCTGTGTTACAGTCAGACATGCTGCGCTCACTGGCCACCACCCGCCCCACCGTCAATGATGAGGATCTCCTCAAAGTGAAGAAATTCACGGAGGACTTTGGACAGGAAGGTTGAGGGGGGCATGGGGggtgtggggttttggggcagctgcaggccccgctgtgcccccctccccagccgTGCCAAACCGACCGATGATCGCTCACCCCTGCCCCACTACACTGCAGCGCCCGGCAGGCGCAGGGACACGGCCCGGGGGGCTCACACTAAGGGGGGTGGGTCTGAGCATGGCCTGGGTAGCTGGGTCCCGCCCCTGGCTGCACCCCActcttcttcctgctctttttttattttttaacttaatGCTGCTTTGGGTTCTGTCTtgtttatatgaaaataaaaacaatctgAGAGCTTCAGCCAGTGCCCAGCCACTCCCCaagggctctgcctgcaccagggggctcagcccagcccctcaccccccAAAATGCAATGACCCAGGGCCAAGGCCTCTGCCTGTCCCAAGGGGCTGGGGGTTCCTTGCACTCCAACCATCTCAGACAGGGATTTGTGCCTACAGCAGGGGCTACTTGAATGGAGCAGCCACCAGCTGATGATACCCACCAGCCCAcaccccatgtccccctgtgcGGTCTCTGGGCTCCCTTCAGCCTCGCTGCCCCCATCCCGGTGCCCCCTGTGTTGTGTCCAACTGCTGCCCATGCTGTGACCACGAGCCCCAAACAAGCCCCAGAGGGGAGGATCCCCCCTTtgccccttccctgcacagccttgGCAGCAGGCTGTCACTAGACCCACAAAGGAATTCCCAGTGCCCGGGGGAGCACACACCCACGGGCAGGAAGGGCCGGAGCCACGCTGAGGCCACAGGTCTGTATTGGCTGCAATAAAGCTGAGTGGGAGCCCCGAGAGCTGCGCTGGTTCTTTCACCAGGGTCAGGGCAGTGGGGTCagtccagcagctccatccagctCACGTTGGTGAAGGTGCGGGGGTCCATGCGGTCGATGTAGAGGATCCCATCCAGGTGATCCATCTCGTGCTGGATGATCCGGGCGGCCCAGCCCGACGCCTCCCAGCTCACGGGCTCTCCATGCTCGTCCACACCTGCAGTGGGTTCAGGGGGtgattaaagagaaaaaagggagatgTGTGTGAGAGTGAGAGGATCTGTGAGAGAACAGGGTGATTGTGTGAGAGTGGGGGACGTGTGTGGTGAGATTTGTGAGAGAATGGAGGGAGCCGTGAGAGGACAGGGAACCCATCAGAGGATTAAGGGATCCGTGTAAGAGTGGGGGATCCCAGGAGGGACTGCGGGACCCATGTAAAAGAAGGGGGGGACCATGTGAGGGAGGGACAGGTGCAGGTCGGTCCGTACCGGAGACATGGACGGCCCAGTGCCGCGGCACGTAGGCGGAGAAGCCGTGGATGCTGGCGCAGCCCTCGGGGCCGGTGACGAGACGGGTGTCGAGGACGCGGAGCGCGGGGTTGACGAGGACGCGGAGCGGGAAGGGCTCGATGCCGTGCGCTTGGCGCAGCGCCGGCGGGTACCGGGCACAGCGGGCGGGCGGCAGCTCCGCGGCGAACACCCGGAGCGGCACCCCGAGCTGCGGAgcgctcagccccaggcacggcCTGCTCCGCAGCCCGGccgccagcgccgccgccaGCCGCCGCAGCTCGGGGCCGCCCAGCTGCTCCGGGGacacggcggcggcggcgccgcgcAGCACCGGGGCTCCCACCTGCACCGGGGCGGCGAACGGCGGCACGGGCGGGCCCAGCACCCGGCGCCGCAGCGCCCGCCAGTAGGAGCGCTCCCGCCGGTCCCAGCCCGCCGCGTGTCCGCAGCCgcgggccgggagcggcgggaTTCCCGGCGGGATCCCGGGCAGGGCCCGTCCTGCCGCCCgccccagcgccgccgccgccgccatggcgcACCGCGTGCGCGCGCACCCGCGCCGCCAccgcgccccctggcggccgcGCGCTCCCGCCGGGCTAGCCCGTGGCCACCGGGGCACCCGGCGGCACGGCAGCGCTCCCCGAGGGGCTCTCCGGGGACTCGGTGGGCACGGCTGTGTGTTCTCCGGGGTCCGGGATGGTCTCCGGGGATGGATCCTCCTCGCCCGGTGCCGGTGGAAGGAGGAAAGCCAGCGGCTCTCTGAGGGCGGCCACGTCGATGCGGCCCAGGCGGCCAAAACGCTGCAGCTGCGTGGGGGGTACGCcttggggatggggaaagaggggtcagggggtcTGCGGGCAATGAAACCCCACGGAGGGGacaagagcagcacagggcctGCACAATGCCGGGGGAAGCCACGGGTGTCCTTCCCCTGCAACGAAAACCAAACCCTGAAATCTCACCCAGTGCCTGTGCAATCTGTGCTGGAGGGAAAAGCACCTGGAGGCAGCGGTTCAGGTAAGGCAGCAGGTCCTCCAGGAAGGCTGTACAAAACTGGGTAAAGAGCTCCTGCTCCCGCCCGCTGAAAGCCGCCTCCTCTGCACGGTGGAAGGCCAGGATGATTTTGGTCACCTGGGCAGAGAGAGAGGCAGATGGCTCACCTGGTGACAGCCACGTCCCAGGTGGGTAAGGAGGCCAATGGCACTTGGCTTGTACCAGCAACAGTGTGGCcacaggcccagggcagtgcccgtgttcctgtgctgggcatTGGTGACAGCACACCTGGAATcctggggtcagttctgggaCACTCTGAGATAGACATGAGGGACTTGagtgtgtccagggaagggaacagagctggacaAGGAGCTGATGCACAAGGAGCAATTAGGGAGGGGttagcctgaagaaaaggaggcttgaGGGGGATTTTGTTGCTCTCCCCTACTCCCTGACAGCAGGGGCAGCCAGAGTGGGGCCAGGCTCTGTTCCCAAAGAACAAGGGACATGACAAGAatgaacagcctcaagttgtgccacAGGAAGTGtaagttggatattaggaaaatttcttcatggaaagagcTGTCCAGCCCTAGCAGAGGGCAGTggtggaatccccatccctggagagatttaacagctgtgtggatgtggcactcgaGGACATGGGCTaggggtggccttggcagtgctggggtagtggttggactggatgatctcagAGGCTTTCCCAACCCACTCAGAACAAACCTGCCCCACGATCTCGCAggacaatcccagctccatcccctggaCTCACCTCAGCAAGGGCACTGTCCAGGCAGGCAGTGATGTCCTGTGCCAGGGCGATGGGGCAGCAGAGCCGCAGGTCATTGAAGGCAACGAGGAGCCCATTGAGGAAGCAGGCAAGGGGTGGGAAGTCCAGCAGCACCATGGGgggctgcagtgtcccaggctgggctgtgggcacCGGCACTCCTGCACTGCCCCCCAGCACGGCCGGCGCGGAGATCAGCGTGTAGGAATTCATCTCCTCCCGGAATTTCTCCACCGCCTCCTCCACCGCCTTCCTGAAGGCATCGGCAGCCACGCGCTGGAAAAGGGGGGCCAGCTGCCCGCGGAAATCCACGCCCACCCTGCTGAAGGACAGCCCGAAGTACATGCACTGCCCCAGCAGCGAGTCCAGCCGGCCGCCCACCCCGCGGTCCAGGTCGCGCTGCAGCGTCCGCAGGAACTCGGAGACCTTCTGCAGCACCCAGCCGTGGAAGATGGCCCCCTCGCCGGGCGCCGCGCCCTCGGCCGGCACCAGCGGCTCCTCGTCCGAGAAGATGGCGCGGTACTGGGTGATGATGTCGAACAGGTGCACCCGGCAGGCCTCGATGGTCTTGGTGATGTGCACGTAGGGGTCGTGGTCGGGGATGGAGGCCTGGATGGAGCGCAGCCAGGCGTCCCGCGCCTGCAGGAACTTGACGCGCAGCTCGGCCTCGGTGAGCACGTCCATGCGGCGCAGGAAGCCGATGACGCGCAGGCAGGCGGGCAGAGGGATGTTGGTGCGCAGCTGCTGGATGAGCTGGTTCAGCATCAGCTGGGCCGACTGGCGCACCTCTTCCACAATGCCCTGGGGAAGAGAGAGCCTTCAGTCAGGTCCAGGCAGAGTTCTCCTGGATCACCGGCTGTGACAATATGGGGTTCACCTCAGCGCAGGGCTCACCTGAATGACGgggatgctgctgtgcttcctCTCCAGCCTGCGCACGTAGGCCGTGAGCTCCAGTGCCTCCTCGTAGTAGCCGTTACGGACGCAGGTGTCCATGAGCTGTGGGATCTCCAGGATCTCTAGGATCTCCGTGTGCCGGTTCAGGGTCAGGCTGTTCATGCGCCGGCTGCAGGCGATGGCCTCGGCATCGCGCATGAAGTTCCTGCGAGGCCGGGATGGCATCAGCAGGAGAGTCCTCCCTGCAGCGGGAGGGTCCGGGGACCGTCCCACCCACACCGGCCGCTCCCAGCGCTGCCTCCTGCCCAGTCCAAGCCACCCCGACCCTTAgtgggctcagccctgggacCTGTCgttccccagcccagcccgtcCCTGCCCCGTTTCCACCCGCGCCCTGCCCGCCGCTCCCCGTGCCCGGTGCCCGTC from Catharus ustulatus isolate bCatUst1 chromosome 11, bCatUst1.pri.v2, whole genome shotgun sequence encodes the following:
- the VPS4A gene encoding vacuolar protein sorting-associated protein 4A; the protein is MTTSTLQKAIDLVTKATEEDKAKNYEEALRLYQHAVEYFLHAIKYEAHSDKAKESIRAKCMQYLDRAEKLKEYLRSKDRHGKRPVREAQNDNKGSDSDSEGENPEKKKLQEQLMGAIMMEKPNVRWSDVAGLEGAKEALKEAVILPIKFPHLFTGKRTPWRGILLFGPPGTGKSYLAKAVATEANNSTFFSVSSSDLMSKWLGESEKLVKNLFELARQHKPSIIFIDEVDSLCGSRNENESEAARRIKTEFLVQMQGVGNSSDGILVLGATNIPWVLDSAIRRRFEKRIYIALPDEAARAQMFRLHLGNTPHSLTDANIQELARKTERYSGADISIIVRDALMQPVRKVQSATHFKKVRGPSRTTPGALVDDLLTPCSPGDPGAMEMTWMEVPSDKLMEPIVCMSDMLRSLATTRPTVNDEDLLKVKKFTEDFGQEG
- the COG8 gene encoding conserved oligomeric Golgi complex subunit 8, which translates into the protein MAAAAEEARLLAWLRGPAAPGGPELAAYVSELAALGLAELGREPARLAAERERVGAETRRLAFEHYRAFIRSAECTGRAGRGFGGIETRLSSLLERLPALQDACRNFMRDAEAIACSRRMNSLTLNRHTEILEILEIPQLMDTCVRNGYYEEALELTAYVRRLERKHSSIPVIQGIVEEVRQSAQLMLNQLIQQLRTNIPLPACLRVIGFLRRMDVLTEAELRVKFLQARDAWLRSIQASIPDHDPYVHITKTIEACRVHLFDIITQYRAIFSDEEPLVPAEGAAPGEGAIFHGWVLQKVSEFLRTLQRDLDRGVGGRLDSLLGQCMYFGLSFSRVGVDFRGQLAPLFQRVAADAFRKAVEEAVEKFREEMNSYTLISAPAVLGGSAGVPVPTAQPGTLQPPMVLLDFPPLACFLNGLLVAFNDLRLCCPIALAQDITACLDSALAEVTKIILAFHRAEEAAFSGREQELFTQFCTAFLEDLLPYLNRCLQVLFPPAQIAQALGVPPTQLQRFGRLGRIDVAALREPLAFLLPPAPGEEDPSPETIPDPGEHTAVPTESPESPSGSAAVPPGVDEHGEPVSWEASGWAARIIQHEMDHLDGILYIDRMDPRTFTNVSWMELLD